The following are from one region of the Pleurodeles waltl isolate 20211129_DDA chromosome 4_1, aPleWal1.hap1.20221129, whole genome shotgun sequence genome:
- the LOC138286951 gene encoding oocyte zinc finger protein XlCOF6-like, whose protein sequence is MLAFQESQAWNLDKYIPDSETLTKKEKSYTCGKSFCLSSELKHPQQTHKCGKKKYTECVNQSAPLKGHQRTPRVEKTHYCSECLKSFRELSFLKQHQQTHLGEKPFKCSECGNSFSQSIHLKYHQRTHSGEKPFKCSECVKSFSRLSKLQSHQRTHTGEKPFRCSECEKSFSQLSNLRRHHRIHTGEKLFKCNECVKSFIQLSSLQSHQRTHTGEKPFKCSECVTSFSHPLSLKIHQRKHTGKKPFKGSECGSSFSHPLSLKIHQRTHTGEKPFKCSECVKSFSQLSHLRRHQRIHTGERPFKCSECVKSFSQLSALKQHQRTHTGEKPFKCSECVKSFSLLPSLRNHQQTHR, encoded by the coding sequence ATGTTGGCCTTTCAGGAATCACAGGCATGGAATTTAGATAAATATATACCAGACTCCGAGACACTAACCAAGAAAGAAAAATCATACACATGCGGCAAGAGCTTTTGTTTGTCATCAGAACTTAAGCACCCGCAGCAAacacacaaatgtggaaaaaaaaaatacactgaatGTGTCAATCAATCAGCACCCTTAAAAGGTCATCAACGAACACCCAGAGTAGAAAAAACACATTATTGCAGTGAATGTCTGAAAAGCTTTAGGGAGTTATCATTCCTAAAACAACATCAACAAACCCACttaggggaaaagccattcaagtgcagtgaatgtggaaatagCTTTAGTCAATCAATACACCTAAAATACCATCAGCGAACACACTCAGGGGAAAAGCCatttaagtgcagtgaatgtgtgaagagctttagtcgttTATCGAAACTACAAagccatcagcgaacacacacaggggaaaagccattcaggtgcagtgaatgtgagaagagctttagtcagttatcaaaTCTCCGAAGACATCACCGAATCCACACTGGGGAAAAGCTCTTCAAgtgcaatgaatgtgtgaagagctttattcAGTTATCAAGCTTACAAAGCCATCAACGAacccacacaggggaaaaaccattcaagtgcagtgaatgtgtcacTAGTTTTAGTCACCCTTTATCATTAAAGATTCATCAGCGAAAACACACAGGGAAAAAGCCATTCAAGGgcagtgaatgtggaagtagttttagtcaCCCTTTATCATTAAAGATTCATCAGCGAacgcacacaggggaaaagccattcaagtgcagtgaatgtgtgaagagctttagtcagttatcacaCCTCCGAAGACATCAGCGAATCCACACTGGGGAAAGGCCAttcaaatgcagtgaatgtgtgaagagctttagccaGTTGTCAGCCCTAAAacaacatcagcgaacacacacaggggaaaaaccattcaaatgTAGCGAATGTGTAAAAAGCTTCAGTTTGTTACCATCTCTCCgaaatcatcagcaaacacacagatGA